In Oryza sativa Japonica Group chromosome 8, ASM3414082v1, the sequence GAGCCCAAGCTGCTGCAGGCCCAGTTCAcgcctggttttttttttttgtggataaGTACACCGAAgctccctcaacttatcatcgagttacaaaatcgtcccccaaccgcaacaccggatacaacacatcctccaacttacaaaaccagtaaaaactaggtccctcgacggttttgactccggttttatccgacgtggcagctgactcaaCATGGGCCCCACACATCAGGGTCACCACATCGTCGTCATctatttcccctcttctctcccttcctcctctctatctTTCTCATTATTCTCCTCATAGGGTTGGTGGGGTGAGGTGGGAAAGagcgggcggcgacgggcggtgcGGTGGCGCGGCGAAACTGGAGAAGGGGTGACGTGGCAATGGCGAGCCGGGAGCAGATGGCGCCACAGCGGTGGGCATGGAAGTAGAGGCAGGCACTGTGGCGGTTGGCGCATAGTCGAATAGGAAGCCATGACATTGATGATGCTGCCGCCATTGCGAGAGAGAGGGTGGCCTCGGCGAGCAGAGCAGTGGCGGCGGAGCAGAGCGCCAGCGGCGACGGGCGAGCCCGCCACACGGAGCGGAGCATGCGCGGTGACCGCCATGGTGGTGGGGAAAGTTAGCGCTGGTAGCAGCTTCTGGGCGCCACGGCGGCGTGAGCTTGGTGAGAGGATGCTACAACGGATGGAGCATCGCTGCGTTGTCGGCTGGCTCCTCCGTCGCCGGTACCGCGTTGATGGCGGGGACGCGGCGGCCGAGCTTGTCCTCACGGATAGGGTGGAAGGACCGAAGGATTGGACGTGGTGGTGGATGAGGTAGAGAGGGTTTGGTAGGCTGTCCTTGGTTACCCTCCCACACGCGAGCCCCCACATGTCAGAGCTGCCAAATAGGTGAACCTTAACAAAATAGTGACGGAATGGTGTGGAGAGCGCAGTAAAGTTCAACGATGGCATAGAGGGAGGCTCGAACTTTTTAGTGGCACAGAGACAAGCACCATCTTTCTTAATGGCATACAGGTAAAAACCTCCTAAAATGGACTATGGATGTAGCCTTAATTGAGAGACCTAAAATGGCCGTAGCCTGTGTTGGCCAAGACTCAAATCGTGCAGGAGCAGAACAGCCCAAAAAAGAATCAAGACCATGGCCCAGCTTTTTTCGATGGACCGCCCTGGGCTTCGACCGAAAACCAAAAGATATTTCTGACTCACAATACGTAGTCATCATGTATGAAGAGTGGAAGACAGACCTCAAAAAGCAGTTTAGTAATTCTGTGTTTAAAATGTCTTTTTTATCACGTAAAAATATACTGATCAAACACGTGAATTAAACGATTTGTCGATCTGCAAATTAAacgataaataaaaaaataacagagGGAGTGAAAACTCTCGGGTACCAGACATAACCGACCTCGCCCTTCACTCGTTAAATCCCTTGGCAAATCATGCTCATATCCAATATTGTTTGAAAGTAATTTTTCCCCTATCAAGCATATCATAAAACCCAAGGAATAAATTCCGAGAAGAGCCGTATTAAACAAAGGGAAGCTAAGACGCAGTTTCCTTTACCTCTGAGCATACGGTACGTACACATGCCAAGCTTGGCACCGGAAGCACCGCCGGTGCCATCTTCCATTGACAGAAATGACGCCGACAACTCTCATGTGCCTAGACATTTGCAAAGCCAGAAACGAACCTGATCAAAATGCCTTTTACTAATCCAAATCACAGCAGCATGAATCGATGCGATCTCACACATATAAAAAAACAGTAGCCATTAACTAGAGGAGGTAGGAAATACGTACATCGAGAAATTACGGCCCATGTGCCATGTTAATTTGGTTAATACTGCAAGCCCCTGCAAGCTGCAAGCTTCACGGTCTTCTACACAGACATGTGGTTAAAATAAAATGGCACACTGACTGTAAGTGGAGTCAACGCAAGATCTGTAAGAATGACAAACTGGCAAGTGAAAAATACTGGCATCCTGCGCCAAATTCCAGAAGATGGAATGAAGAAATGCTGATCCATGAATAAGATGCAGAGATGTATGTAGCTTTTGTCAGAGATTGTAGAAACACATGAAAAGAATTGATAAATTGATGCGATCACTCACCAGATGCTTGGTGTAATTTCAGTGGTATAGTTTTCTTTTTACTTGAATTCAGTAGTATAATTTGTCCAGCAATTAATCAAAGCCCCAACAACTTCAGTGATTAATTCCATACTTCATTAGTATCATTACCATCCTGGAGAACAAAAATGTATATGAGAATTATATTTATTCAGAAAATACAGATAAAAATCAGACAACTTAAACATGAGTGGTACGGCAGGATGCAGTAAGCGCAAAAGATTTGTTTCAATTTGGGAAAAATACAAAAGCAAACATCAGATTTAACTCAAACAAGTGCTATGTTGACATTTTTACGATCATTTAAAGCAAATCCAGTTGACTTTGTCCCAAGACAACATTTGAGCTTCTCAAAGTACGGATATGTGATGAACTTGTACTAAGATGTACCGTTATAAATTTGCAAATTGTTTATAGCACAAGTTCTGGGGTTTTGTTCCCATGAGCATCCATGAAAAAAGAATATGAGTGCACAGCCGCACATAGGGCTTAGTCTGAAACTTGGAGGTCTGAATTTACTGGTGGAATTTTGGTATGCATCACCTCGTAATCCACAACTGACTTACCCTTTCTGACTTGCAGATCAATTTGTCTATGGAAGAACAGTTCACCGCGTCACTTGCATTAGTTGGGTTTCTAGACCAGAGTGTCGGTCTACACAAAAACCATCAGatcaatcaaattaatccaCCAGTCAGGAGTAACTCCTTTGAAAGATTCCTCTGAGGAACGACTGATATCTATTGGAGCTGCACAAACCTGACAATAATGAGGGACTGAGTTGAACAACAGCAAATCATTGGTAACTGTTCCGAAGGCATTGACTGGAAACAACTTGTAACTGCATATCATTTTTGTGTACTTCCAGCCTTTCACAACCTAGTAGATGTCATATAACATGAGAAACCAGCAAGCAAGATTAGATGCCTTATAGCTGAACTAATAATTACCTTTTATGTGGATCTAGTGACAGATTGCACCACAATGGCCAAAGGGATCCTAAAACTCTTTTGTCATCATAACATAAGCCTTCAGCAACTTGCTTGAGAACCACCTTAGCTTGTCAGAAGACCCCGTGGGACGGCTCGCAGATTTGGAGCCAAGATCGAACCCTAGAACCAGTTAGTCAACTTGATCACCATTCTGGCTTTAATGGAAGCCACTTTCATCACCATTTTTTACACAACTTATTCAGCAGCCAGACGATTCTCTTCAGTTTCTTACATCTTCCAAGAATCAAAGTCACTGGCAAGCTAGATATTGTTTAGTTGTTTAGACGCGCTCGCACAACCAAGTCTCCCTTCACCTCAGTCTATAAAGGGCACACCATTTGAGACACAGCACACCCACTCACTCTGCTCACTCTCCCATACCACCAAAAGCCATGGGGCAGGCTAGGGCTCACCTCCTAGCCTCCCTGTGGGCTTTCTACCTCATCCTAGCAATCTCCATGGTCACTGGCGACCTCACCAATGACCTCGACATACTGTGGGGAAACTCAAAGGTGTTCTATGACAACTCCGGCAAACAGACTATCTCACTGACTCTTGACCGCTGGACGACCTCCGCATTCCGGTCGAAGAGCACATACCTCTTCAGTAGGATCGACATGGACATCAAGCTCGTTGCTGGAGACTCAGCTGGAACCGTGACTACTCTTTATGTAAGTGGCCAGGGAATGAACAGATTACTGTATTAGCATTGGTGTCACTTGCAGATCTTTTAGACTAACCATTCTCTTGTGTTGCGATCTTGGAACAGATGATAACAGAGGGCCTATGGCAATTCCACGACGAGATTGACCTTGAGTTCTTGGGGAACTCCACTGGCGAGCCGTACACCCTGCACACTAACCTGTATGCCAGAGGGAAAGGTGGCAGAGAGAAGCGGTACAAGCTCTGGTTTGATCCCACTGCAGACTTCCATACCTACACCATCATCTGGAACCAAAGAAATATCCTGTAAGCTCCCCCAACCTATCCAGTTAAACTTATATTGTGCAGAATTAGTACCAGTTTCACAATTATTTGATAAGCAATACTACATGGCAAATAAATGTTACTCCCTCGGTTtcgtattataagtcgctttgatttttttaagtcaaaactTTTTGAAAGTTttaccaagtttatagaaaaatataggaatatttagagcaccaaattagttttattaaatctaacattttaaatatattttgatagtttcttgttttatgttaaaaatattgttatatttttctataaatttagtcaaagttaaaagaagtttaacatagaaaaaaaaatcaaagcgacaTATGAAAAGGAGGTagtagaaagaaagaaaaaatagtaTCAAGAAAATCATCTTATGCAGCCCATTTATTTGAAAGGCACAAACCTTAACAATAAGAATGCTGTTGGGTTGCAGAATCCTTGTTGATGACAAGCTGATCCGGCAGATCAAGAACAATTTGATGTACAGTGTCCCGTACCCAACCTATCAGCCAATGAGGGTATATGGCAGCATCTGGAATGCCGATGACTGGGCAACAATGGGAGGGCGGGTGAAGACTGACTGGTCGCAGGCGCCATTCACAGCATACTTCCGGAACTACAGGGCTATCGCTTGCCCCCCACAACAGAGCTCCCCACTCTGCGGCCAGAGCTCCGGAAATTGGTTCAACCAGGAGCTGGACGTGACACGGAAACAGCAACTACAGGAGGTGGATGCCAACTACAAGATCTACGATTACTGCACTGACACCAAGAGGTTCAAAGATAATCTCCCCAAAGAGTGTACGATAAACTAGAAGTAATTCAATTAGCAGATAGAAAGGGTGAGAGGTGTATTGGATGATTCGGTTCATTCTTTCCAAGTATGAACAGTATAACAAATGTATTGTCCATTGCATTCTTACAGAAGAAACCTAAATCTTCCTTATTACAAGAAGCATCAGGGAAGCACTCTACtttaaaatgaaaataaattgtTGGCTGTACATATAGCAAATGAAATATGATCAGCAACTCATGTGCAGTGAGCTAACTATGTAAAGGCTTTCTAGTCAAGCTAGTGTTAATTATGTGAAGGCTAACTGAAACATTTGCAAATAGTTGCAATTAAAAGCCAGTCAACTCATAGATGTCAGtgtaaaatataaacacaatTATGCAATTTGCAAACAAGATATGAAGGATGTTATATGAATAACATGGTATAAAATCATTTGTGTTTGCATCACTAAATATTATGCTTGATTACTTACATACCTCACATGTAACTGGTAAGATCAACCTGGAAATACAGCAGTTTTCAGTTAGACCCCTTGTTTGCTGTGCTTCAATGTATTGCCACAAAGATATTGAATGCAAAACACATCTCATTCCTTATTATCAGAGGAAGTAGCGTGTTTCAGAGGACTTTGTATCCAGAACAAATATTTAAGCCTTGTTCTTGTCCTCTAATAATATGCTTTGATATCAACACTACAGAAAAATAATATCTGACCATGAAGGTTACCATTTTCTTGATGTGGAGAGTGAGCATGGCAGTAAAGGATTCAAGTTTAAAGCGCATGAATTCATCAGTAAAAAGATTCACAATATTCATATCATTTCTGGAAGCAAATGTGTGTTACAATTAGATCCTGCTGAGCTATAGAGCTCCATCTCTAATTCCAGAAATTAAGGTGTGGCTAGAAATTCAGCTAGTGAAAATTGTAGCTGGTTGAGGATGAATATCTAAGTGCCCTCATAAAAGGTAAACTTTGCACCAATAAATATATCCCAGGGTATTGAATAATTTTACATGTTATCCTCGCAACTCTCTAATCCACATATATAGCTAGTAACCCTGGGCAATAAGGTACTACCAAGATCCTCTAAGAAATACTTTAAAAACTAAATAATTTCTGCATCCCCTATAGCCTTTTCTAATCTTGTCAACCTGCAGTAACACATCACACAGAACCCACGTAACCGAACATTGTGGTAATTACCTTTacgtagtactccctctgtccctaaatatttgacgtcgttgatatttttaaatatgtttgaccgttcgtcttattcaaaaacttttgtgaatattatttaaaaacttgagtactagtagtatatttaacaatgaatcaaaagatagaaaaataattaataattacttaaattttttgaataagacgaacggtcaaacatgtttagaaaagtcaacggcatcaaatatttagggacggaggtagtatcaacTATCAAGTATCAATTGGCTCTGTGCATCCTCCCATGCCTTCCTTCTGAATCACAGCATCTCTGGACTTATGGGTATGCTTTTGATAACAGAAGAGTGGTGGAATGAGCAGATATCATCCCACCAATTCCTTTACACTGGAGTCCATTGCAGCAGTGCCAAACTACCATCACCATGTCAGTACTTGGCAATAAACCTATTTATCACAAAAAGATTAGTAGTTAACATTTAATATTAATGTGAGAAATACAATTCCATCCTCAACCTGCTCAATAAAAAGTTGCTTATTGTTATTTAGAGTTCCAGACCCAATGTATAACTTATCTTGTTCTTTCCATATTACCCCAAGTGTTACTTCTATATaaactaaaaaatataattacataaatgcaTGCTTAAATTTGCAAATCATTTGTGTATCACTCACAAATATAACTACATAAATGCAAACTTAAATTTGCAAATCATTTGTTGCATCACTCACAACTCACAAGGTGGgtctgggcccacatgtcagtaggATAATGTGCATAAGGAGGCTGCCATAAAAGAAAATGATTAAATTTCACAAGACAACAGGTACTTTGCACAATCTATATCTGTGCTAATGTAAAAGATGGTAGTGGTAGTGGTGGTGAATCACCACCCAAGTACCCAATAACCATGTGGGACCCATAAACAGGGAGACTTTGCCTATTTCCCAACCCCCAAGGCCACAGACCCTGAGAACTCTAGCTCAATAGACACCTAGAAAGTGACTGCAAAAGTAACATGATGATAATATTAGGCAATAAGAACAATTATTGTGGGCTTTAGAATATATACGATGAGCTATTTTTCTTAAAAGATATCTGTTGCAACTCACAGGTATTATGCTAGTCTATCACAGTACTACAAATTTAAGAACTTGTcttataaaactacagattgAGTGTCTccgttatcacaaaactacagtttTAGCCTTACCCATTACACGCATTGACACCTGATGTTTGGGACCCACCTGAAGTCTCATGAAGCGATCAGTAATTAGGTATTAGATTTCTGCATTTTGATGCTTCTATAATCAAGTGTTAGCTATATGCGCCTACATGCTTTTGTGTTACCTCTGCACGGATGCTTTGACCTGATCAGCATGTGGATGCTTTGAGTAAATATGTACTTCTGTAGTTTCCGGAGACTGCAGGTGGGTCCCGCACAAAGGTGCTGGTGCATCTAACGGGCAAGGTTAAaccatgtagttttgtgataatggagacactaagtctgcagttttgtgatagattgtacaAAGCACATGTAGtcttgtgaaatttactcaaataaAAATGTCATCGCAATTTTTTTCTGCATGCCCAGAGTCTCAGAGTATCAACAGCCTACTGCATTGCCCACTCTATCACATATCAACTGAATAAACATTTCAAAAGTTGAACATGGCCCCTAAGAAAGGTGTTAATCCAAACTACAAAGTATTGAGGCTCAATTCGTGGTTGTTGTGCTATATTGCACTGTGcatatttttcccttttctaAAAGTTGCTgtagaaaaataaatctaaaacgGTTGTAGTTTTGTTTATGAATCAAATGAAAgctaaacaaaatatttatcaATCTGTCatgactcttttttttattcatatttGCATAGCACTATATATTATCATTTGAGATTAGATTGAAACAGAAGACAGTTTACAAGCACCAAAATGTATAAAAGCAGTTGAACCAAAACTCATAGTCCACTGCAATGCCAAACAGAACCTGAATCAAAGCAATCTCTATGTGACTGCCTAGaaacataaagtattaaaaacACAGGCACCGTTTATTAGGGATAAAGAATTAGTACTCTATTGTTGCATATATCGAAAATTACAGCTCACAATGCCTGCACATTCGTGCCAGTATCACGGCTATCAACACAAACAACGTTAAATAACTAGGTACGACTTCCGTTGTTACAATGTCAACTAAGGCCTGTGTATCAAATAGTATTATAGGAATTTTTAGACAGTGGAATTCAAGATAGTTATGTACAAACTAGCCTATAAGCAGCAGTGCACTGACACAATGACCTTACAAATACGTGTGAAGTGTGAAATTCCCAGTGGGACTTCAGTGTGCATGACTAGATGGCCTTGTGTTTACAGGTCACTTGCTTGTCTGACTTGCACATAATTTGAGTTGTTTAACAAAGATAAGCATCACTTATTAAATGTCTGTTTACATCTGGATAATTTCATTCTTTATGGAAGTCATTGATGGACCAATGTAATCGACCACAAAAAATAGTTGCAGTTCGATCCCTCATCACGAACATCCATGAAGAGGAAAATCAGCATTTGATGAAAAGTAAACAGATCAATGTGGCAGGACTGCATAAAGCTAGCAATTCTCCAGATGCTTTATAACTATGTACATATTTCATAATTGAGTTCAACTAGTAATTTCACCTACAAGAACTGCACTGTGTGGCGACCAAAAACCTCTAGACCATAACTGAGCACATATTTCATAATTGAGTTCATCTAGTAATTTACCTACAAGAACTGCACTGCATGGTGGCTAAAACCCTCTAAACCATAAGCTTTCAACTTGCTTAAGGCCAGGTGAGTTCGTCAGAAGCCACCATGGGGCGGCTTGCAAATTGGTTGGATGACAGAACCAGTAAGTCAACTCCAGACTACAGAATCCAGGCTGGATCATTCCTGCTCAAGCTATGGTTCAGGCcaatttttatcattttttttatgccCACTTCTTCATGTCAGCCAATGATGTCCAGTTCATACACCTTCCAAGAATCTAAGGTAATAGTATGTCAGACCTAGATCTTGTTTAGACTTGAACACCTGGTTTCCTCTTCACATGAGTCTATATAAAGTCTACAACATTTCAACACAGCACACTCCACAGTCTGCCTACTCACTTAGGCACTTCGCATTAGCAAAAGCCATGGGGCAACCTAGGGCTCAACTCCTACCCTCCATGTCCATGGCAGCTTTGTATCTCatcctagccacctccccagtAATCAGCGACATGACCGACAGCCTTGACATGCTGTGGGGCAATACACAGGTGCTCTATGACAGCACTGGCCACCAAATTGTATCACTGTCCCTTGACCGCTGGACTACTTCTGCATTCCGCTCAAAGACTAAGTATCTCTTTGCGAGGATTGACATGGACATCAAGCTTGTTGCCAAGGACTCAGCCGGCACTGTCACCACATTATATGTAAGTAAGAAACAAGTGATGCTACTGCAATATACCTTGAATCCTTAGACTAACCATTCCTTTGTACCGGAACTTGGGAATAGATGATAACTGAGGGGCTGTGGGACATACATGATGAGATTGATCTCGAGTTCTTGGGGAACACCACCGGTGAGCCCTACACCTTGCACACTAACATCTATGCCAGAGGAACAGGTGGCCGAGAAAAGCAGTACCGGCTTTGGTTTGATCCAACAGAAGACTTCCATACCTACACCATCATCTGGAACCCGCAGATGATCTTGTAAGTTACCTCTCTTCCTAGAGTCATCAGTTCTTATATATGCAGCATTAATAGTCCTCATTTGGGTAATACCGTCCTATACGTAAGCGATTGTGGAAAGGTTTTATCACAGCTAGGAAGGTGTATTCTTTATTAGAGCTAAGCATAAATTAATTTGTTTGGTCTGTTGTTGCAGAATACTTGTTGATGGCACACCAATTCGGCAGATGAAGAATCAGCTAAGGAATGATATACCCTTCCCGCTATATCAACCAATGAGGCTGTACGCCAGCATCTGGGATGCC encodes:
- the LOC9271033 gene encoding xyloglucan endotransglucosylase protein 7; this translates as MGQARAHLLASLWAFYLILAISMVTGDLTNDLDILWGNSKVFYDNSGKQTISLTLDRWTTSAFRSKSTYLFSRIDMDIKLVAGDSAGTVTTLYMITEGLWQFHDEIDLEFLGNSTGEPYTLHTNLYARGKGGREKRYKLWFDPTADFHTYTIIWNQRNILILVDDKLIRQIKNNLMYSVPYPTYQPMRVYGSIWNADDWATMGGRVKTDWSQAPFTAYFRNYRAIACPPQQSSPLCGQSSGNWFNQELDVTRKQQLQEVDANYKIYDYCTDTKRFKDNLPKECTIN
- the LOC107275717 gene encoding xyloglucan endotransglucosylase protein 7; the protein is MSLYKVYNISTQHTPQSAYSLRHFALAKAMGQPRAQLLPSMSMAALYLILATSPVISDMTDSLDMLWGNTQVLYDSTGHQIVSLSLDRWTTSAFRSKTKYLFARIDMDIKLVAKDSAGTVTTLYMITEGLWDIHDEIDLEFLGNTTGEPYTLHTNIYARGTGGREKQYRLWFDPTEDFHTYTIIWNPQMILILVDGTPIRQMKNQLRNDIPFPLYQPMRLYASIWDADDWATQGGRIKTDWSQAPFTAFFRNYQANACIPYKTAWICSQGSNDSSWFTQDLDEEGKQKLKDVDDNYKIYDYCTDSRRYPNGYPPECGSQ